The genomic stretch TTGCAAGTAAAATCCATCTTATCATAAGCAAATGGAGAATTTATTCTGCCACAAATCATGCTCGACATTACAATGTAATCCACAAAAATTACTCAGACGATATACATTAATATGCCAAAGTTAAGTAGTTACAATTTAGTGACACACTTCTAATGGATACTATTCCACAGGCTGAAAAAGTAAGTCATGGGACTAGGACAGTATAAAAATTATTTGCCAGCAATTCcatgcctaaaaaaagacagtgaactcttggaaagggttcagagaacagcaactaggctgattcccggaatagcgaagctcccgtatggtactagactgaccaagctaaacctattcccgctgtcatatagaagaatcagaggcgacttgattacagttttcaaattgcttaatcacaaatttgcacctgatatgccctcatttttcttgtcttccaaaacagaaaatctacgaggacactccaaaaatgttcacaagcccagaacgaattacttgtcagctgactaccgactttcccatcgaatcatcaacgagtggaattcattaccttagcacgtggttgaggctccatccgtcgactccttcaaaagaaagttgtatcggctgagagaccatcattgccaggactaacacaggccatcaagcctcctgtcctttttaaactgaaactgaaacacGGCTTACGTTACATGGTCAAGCTTATTAAGAAACTGCCGGTATAGTTTAATACTCGATTTGTCGACCCATGAACTCCTTCCTATAAAACTATGACGCTAGTGAAGCATATTCAAAAAGAATGAACATGTAACACCTCTACTAAAGTTATTATTCTGTCTATGACACCTCAAATATAATTGTCAAGTAGAAAACTCCAGAACAAGATCACCAATAATGCTTTCGAAGCAGTCAGTGTCTCAAGTTTCAAAAAGGGCAGTGACTTTCAtacttgttgtgattatcgttgcttttgtgtatttgctgtatcaaaagcattcttggtctactttaacttaaatcaatctagttaaggtttgaaattttattgaaaactttgtctcTTGGTTCCTTCTTTTGCATATACTCTGACGCTTGTGCtattattgtgatcatattgtttttaaacctaatctgattacaatggttggtagttcattcaaatgtggacagccgaactgtttattccccgtagatgaagggatgcagtgcgatgaatgcaaaaaatggtaccacaagatgtgtacccgtctcagtccagctgcatacaaaagatgTTCTAAGCCTAACTCGCACTGGCTTTGTATGTTCTGCTGTACTAACAAGACGACATTAATTCAAgaggctatgagcctattggctctagcctgtaaaaagaaagataatgggtgcgctagtaacgcaagcactgacagtgaagactgtgtcagtgttgtaagtgctgttacaaaacgcgctgaacaacctactctaattaatgacgaagtgaaacttccgttacaaccaacgaggagtaaatcaccacatggtattgacatgagtaatcatgtatctttagtagaaattgaggacccggataaaaccgtcaccgtccccaatagtcccaatgcagctgtcctgaatgaccaaaaatggaccgcagtaaagaggaaaaggaaaggaaaaaaagctaatgataaagcacacttggttgacaagccattgaggaactcacagtctgagtcactcaatgcattatcgcactctgatagaacggcagatcatcatcctagtgcgactgagaggaatttaatatcatcgaatattattgtgagtaaattgccagagtctaacgatccagatcctaaggttagacacacccatgacttagagaggctcggagaatatatccgtagcatattaccagataacactaaaggtgttcaggtcaaaaaattagttagaataggtaaaagAGCCGATGACAGTATTCTACCCCGACCgtgtagactccttaaggtaatcttagggtcggagaaacaacgtaATCTTCTGTTAAGTAACGCTCGAAGTCACGACAACTCTGACATTCGAATGCGACCGGATGTatctcttgaagatagaataaaaaggaagacggcactagctgaactagaaacccgtcgacaaaacggtgaagaaaatctccgattggtgggttttcgaatagtcaggtcttggaagcgaatgctaccaaggcctgtgtggataggtcgttccccctaggagttttatatgccaatgcccgtagtctaaaacataaattctacgagctaggaacactggtggacaaattaaggccactcattgtagctgtgacggaaacttggttagtccatgacttcgatatcaccccagaattatccggatatcattgtttaagaagtgatagacatagatgcaggaaaggaggtggcgtccttctatacatagccaatagtataaatatccgctcctccgtttgcgaatcccatgatagtggaactagtgaagCCATTAGCTGTGAACTCActgtcggatgttgtacatttgcactcggtgtcatctatcgcagcccaatctgcttagctgatgactttattttagagcacattcggctatggagtgcaaataacagatgcttgatattaggagactttaatgcacctgacattagttggactgagatgaccacgaaatgctctataaactcatttgatagcaggctcttggaaacagtaatggaacatgcactagtacaacatgtatccaaacctacacgttttggtgtaaaccaaggttcttctctgttggacttggtaattactcatgagactgaggatattgccaacctaaatattcttcccccgttagtaaatagcgatcacgctgttttatcattcacgtttagagctagcgatatgatatacgatcagattaagcctcgcccaaacatatggagagctaacataccagaaattcaggattgtgctactaagatagattggtcagtagatactagctcatcagttgatgaggcgtggtctgtatttaaaggcaagtttagtgcagtcacgtccccgttcataccatacttggtgccacgtagaccgaacaatagtccaccgtggataaataaagaagttaagaaactccttaggtgtagaaaaaaacactggaacatgttcatctctactggcttagaacagtacagatctagttatcgtaagattagaaataattgtaaagcgttaattagtagaactagacggtcatacgaaaaacaattggttagggattgcaaacatagtccaaaacggttattctcgtatataaagaggcgaactcagagaagtgatggaataccaccacttttgatacaagaaaatccgttaagtttggcaagaaatgataccgaaaaagcggaagctttttcggaatatttcagtaaagttttttcttccaataatgaggaacgatcacctattcattgtgattgtggcgacttgttgatggaccctgtagttattaagaaagaaactgttttaagcctactccagcatctcaaacctgataagtctagtggtcctgatgatattcatcctcggattatgaaagccctctcagatgttattgctgaacccttagcgATGCTGTTCGATATGTCCCTacggcagtccagattgcccagagactggaaggacgcaataatcagtccggtgtataagactgggggtagggatttagttagtaactatcgacccgtcagcttaactagtgcagttgtaaaactaatggaaaaaattattcggatggctgttataaactacgtggaaagacatgatcttttgtcaaaggaacaacatggttttcgaaaaggtctatcatgtttgacaaatcttctcattgcaagagaagattgggctgaggcaaaagatcgcaatattcctgtagatgtcattttcatagatctaagtaaagcctttgataaggtttcccattctggtcttaaattgaaactagaaagttttggaatccattatgcagtcatagactggataagtgactttcttcatgaaaggagacaaagggtaagagtaaatggggctctctcatcgtgggaaccagtaaaaagtggcgtcccccaaggcacgattttaggtcctcttctctttttactttatataaatgaattaccagctatagctaagtcatccgtcccactattcgccgatgacattaagatttggagacccatatatagtatgtcagacagaatagttttacaggaagatcttaactcactagttgcatggatgaatgggtggtcactagaagtaaaccctaataaaagtgttgtgatgcaattaaataactatgatgattcgtatcactacacattatgtggactagtgttgcccaaagtaagaaactataaagatttaggagtcatactaagtaatgatctcaaaacaaccagtcactaaggctgctgctgcaaaaggctatagggcattatggtctattcgtagatctttccggtatctggatggggaaatgtttagattattatacccaactttcgtacggccacatttggaatatgggattcaagcagcgagtccttgtttcaaatatgaggcggatatgttggaacgagtccaacgccgcgggacaaaaatggtaaaaggcttatctagcctatcttatgaagacagactgagacacctcaacttatttccgttatcttaccggcgaatacggggtgatctaatattggcatatcgaatcctgaacgatgaccttggtactaacatgtcctatcttttcctcccgtctagggctgagcatttgagaggacattcaaagaaagtccaaaaaccgagatcaaatcgtctacgtctggagtttcgtttctcgcaccgagtagtgaattactggaattctctaccagaacacgtaatatcagcaccttctgttgatatattcaagacgagattggacctccacagtgtaacaaactgcaaggattaaaataggtcactagaccttctatccttattactgaagaagtTTGTACAATAAACAAGAGAAACATCCAAGTGTTATGTGTTTCCTTAAATGCTGATCATCAGTTGATGACGTTGCGCCTATTCATTCAACAAGATTGATAGCGTAACAGAATAGGGCACATCACTGTATACACGTAACACGACACTAAACGGAAGTAATCTGTTTCAGTTCCGATGGTAAATAGGATGACAAATTTTTACAGCAAACTAGTCCATTAAGATGCGAAGTCTCAAAAACATTATCTTAATATAATTAGGATCAAAAATATTAACTAAATAACCTAATAGATTACAAACAGGATTTTCATGTCCACATAAACGAAAGGTACACCAAGTAAATTACGGAACACATCCCTATAATTAAAGGCATACAATATCTACCTATAAAACTACTTAAAACATACCGAGTCAACAGTAAAATGAAAAGATTAACTCAAAGACTGCACAAACTGAGAGACCTCCACAGGCACGATCACCATACGCATTCCCAAGACAAAACTAATCATTACGAAATGTAATGAATCGATCTCGTAGATTTCTACAAAGTGAAGAGTCCCACCGCCCACGAATCAGTGGATTCACTCCCCACCTTCCATCATCCCCATCAGGTGATGAACAATtggagtcatctcgcgaatgcAAAATACTTGGTCGGGGTCCGCTCGACtttcgtaaccaatggttggggcctgggtgacatggctcagagtcAGTCACATTGACGTATGTGTATacactttgtcttcccttaaaccgtcaGACTAATCTTACTCTATATCTTTCTTTCAACGAAgtaattctttctccctgtaccATATTTCTGCGTGCAACCCTTTCTACGTATTACTATCAGTGAAGTAACTACTTCCATGGACCTGTTGTTCATCATGCGTTAGTGAGGCACGGCAACTCGGCCGGTGCATACacgtgcctggtcctacgttgtagctgactgactgtgaGTCACAGTACAGCTAACGGGCGTCGCAAGTATGAGCAAATTCTAATCAATATGGAGAGCACCACCGGTGTAGTTCATATCTGTCAAGCGCGAGTTGTCAGGCTCAACACACTTGGTCTGTTGGAGTTCTAGCACAATACAAGCGCTCACCCCGTCCGAGTCATCCTAACCAAGTTTTACCAAACTAGACATGGATCTAACGTCAGAGACCCACACAACTATACCTTAGAATAACACTCGGCAACATGATCCAGCCACTTTGTGGTTTGCCTGACAACTAACAGCTATCATGGAGAGCGAAAGCGGTCCAACATGAACATACTAGCTGAAAACGAATCCAACCGTACCACATCGATGTGTACACGATGTTCGAGCACTAGACGGGCACAAATGCCCGTATGTAACTGAAAACGTTATCCCATGTACGTCCAAAGCACAAACAGTTCAACATACCCAAACAAGAGTCAGTACAAATGTACTGTGAAAAGGCTGAAAAAGATCatcttattaatttttatttgggGCGATTGGTCACTTCAACCGCAAAACTGACATTCTGAAAACACTCATGTACAAAGCTTTGCAATTAGATCTCCAGCAGCACAGCCAAATCCAGTCCTTGAACTGCTTTTAGGAGAAACTAGATTACAAAGCTGAAGTTTAATAGGGAAAGATGAGTATGAGTAAGTAGAGGCTTGGACTAAAAGCCTTAGAGAAAGTAAAAGTTGACAAGGAAGAATATAATCAACCCAACAATCTGTTTTCATTTTCCTTTGAGATTTCACTTCAAGGAAGGGAACTCCTGGTCGTTGTTAATTGCTGGAGGTGGAATGTGATCGTTAATAGGCAAAACACGGCCGAAACCACGACCTCTTCCGTCACTCCTTATCTGACCTCTTCCTCGACCCCCACGTTCACTTCTTGGTCCTGCACCGCGTGCAACATCACGCCCACGATCGAACCCTCTGCTTTCGAATCCTCGTCCACCTCTTCTACGGTTTCCAAAGTCGTCAGCGAAAGAGAAATCAATATCGATCGACTGATGCTCCTAGATGGAATCTAGTGTAAATGCATAAAAACGAAACATACCTCAGGCTCGTTTTCCTTCTCCTCCACCTCGTAGACATCTTCGGAGACCTCTTGTATTTTTCTGTGAGCCACCATGTTTGCAAACACATCTTTGCCGTCATTAGCTTTGCGTAGTCCTTTGTTGTTTAATAAAACGGCTGGTTTGGAAGACTGACGCATAGCTTTGTATTCTTCTAGTGTGTAGCTTTTCGGTTCTTCCTCAACTGGGGTTTCTGTGCCGACAACCACACCCTCCTCATTCTCAGCTGTGGCATGCTCTGGCTGGTCCTCGACTTCGTTACGGTCGTCTGCGAAACGCACAACTTGCTCTGAGTCACCACTCTCAGGCATTATTAGACCATCAACATCCTGAGAATTCCAATTCCCATCTCTTCGACCATATTGTCTTGGACCCCTACAGAATAAAAGGCTATTATCAACGGGGTTGTGAAAGCCTGGTGATGCATCAGAAAGTGTTTCCGCATTGCATAGGACAGGGATAACAGTTCATCATTACAAAAGCACTTAGGTAAAAGTCACTTACTGACGATCTGGGCCATCCTGATTTTCGAAGTCTCGATTTGAATTGAATGGCATCCCACGACCTCGACCAAACATTCCTCTTCCTCTGCCTCTCCCACGTCCTCTAGGCTCAAAGCTTGACCCTCTTATAAATAACCACTGAGATCACAACTAACTTACCTGGGAGCATTCAAATCACTCACTGAATCTTGAGGTGCTTCTGTCGGAGCTATTCGTGGCCCCTGCCCTCTACCTACACGCATTCCTCGAGGTGTTCCCCTACCTGAGCCACGACCACGCACAAAGGTACTAATTGGCTCATCTGTCCCTTTAGCGGATGTAATTTGCACGTCTTCAGGTGGCACTGGTGGCGGCTCTGTGGAGTTGGGGGTTTTCGACACCCGAGAACCAgctaaaataattaatattgcACCTTTGCTTACCTTTCGGAGTTGCAGTATCAAGCTTCACCTCACTCTTAGTTATCGTGTCGGCCTTTGTAGGTGCCACATGTTGCTGTTGCAAATGAGGCTTATCCTTTTTAGTTTTTTCACCTCGTTTACTCTGCAACTTGGATAGCAGGATAT from Schistosoma mansoni strain Puerto Rico chromosome 6, complete genome encodes the following:
- a CDS encoding putative plasminogen activator inhibitor 1 RNA-binding protein (PAI1 RNA-binding protein 1) (PAI-RBP1) (SERPINE1 mRNA-binding protein 1), with protein sequence MAGVDHAYQYSVEVKSRFSLFLDDTLNSEDPDILLSKLQSKRGEKTKKDKPHLQQQHVAPTKADTITKSEVKLDTATPKAGSRVSKTPNSTEPPPVPPEDVQITSAKGTDEPISTFVRGRGSGRGTPRGMRVGRGQGPRIAPTEAPQDSVSDLNAPRGSSFEPRGRGRGRGRGMFGRGRGMPFNSNRDFENQDGPDRQGPRQYGRRDGNWNSQDVDGLIMPESGDSEQVVRFADDRNEVEDQPEHATAENEEGVVVGTETPVEEEPKSYTLEEYKAMRQSSKPAVLLNNKGLRKANDGKDVFANMVAHRKIQEVSEDVYEVEEKENEPEVCFVFMHLH
- a CDS encoding putative plasminogen activator inhibitor 1 RNA-binding protein (PAI1 RNA-binding protein 1) (PAI-RBP1) (SERPINE1 mRNA-binding protein 1), which translates into the protein MAGVDHAYQYSVEVKSRFSLFLDDTLNSEDPDILLSKLQSKRGEKTKKDKPHLQQQHVAPTKADTITKSEVKLDTATPKAGSRVSKTPNSTEPPPVPPEDVQITSAKGTDEPISTFVRGRGSGRGTPRGMRVGRGQGPRIAPTEAPQDSVSDLNAPRGSSFEPRGRGRGRGRGMFGRGRGMPFNSNRDFENQDGPDRQGPRQYGRRDGNWNSQDVDGLIMPESGDSEQVVRFADDRNEVEDQPEHATAENEEGVVVGTETPVEEEPKSYTLEEYKAMRQSSKPAVLLNNKGLRKANDGKDVFANMVAHRKIQEVSEDVYEVEEKENEPEEHQSIDIDFSFADDFGNRRRGGRGFESRGFDRGRDVARGAGPRSERGGRGRGQIRSDGRGRGFGRVLPINDHIPPPAINNDQEFPSLK
- a CDS encoding putative plasminogen activator inhibitor 1 RNA-binding protein (PAI1 RNA-binding protein 1) (PAI-RBP1) (SERPINE1 mRNA-binding protein 1), which produces MAGVDHAYQYSVEVKSRFSLFLDDTLNSEDPDILLSKLQSKRGEKTKKDKPHLQQQHVAPTKADTITKSEVKLDTATPKAGSRVSKTPNSTEPPPVPPEDVQITSAKGTDEPISTFVRGRGSGRGTPRGMRVGRGQGPRIAPTEAPQDSVSDLNAPRGSSFEPRGRGRGRGRGMFGRGRGMPFNSNRDFENQDGPDRQGPRQYGRRDGNWNSQDVDGLIMPESGDSEQVVRFADDRNEVEDQPEHATAENEEGVVVGTETPVEEEPKSYTLEEYKAMRQSSKPAVLLNNKGLRKANDGKDVFANMVAHRKIQEVSEDVYEVEEKENEPEIPSRSISRSILISLSLTTLETVEEVDEDSKAEGSIVGVMLHAVQDQEVNVGVEEEVR
- a CDS encoding putative plasminogen activator inhibitor 1 RNA-binding protein (PAI1 RNA-binding protein 1) (PAI-RBP1) (SERPINE1 mRNA-binding protein 1), which encodes MAGVDHAYQYSVEVKSRFSLFLDDTLNSEDPDILLSKLQSKRGEKTKKDKPHLQQQHVAPTKADTITKSEVKLDTATPKAGSRVSKTPNSTEPPPVPPEDVQITSAKGTDEPISTFVRGRGSGRGTPRGMRVGRGQGPRIAPTEAPQDSVSDLNAPSFEPRGRGRGRGRGMFGRGRGMPFNSNRDFENQDGPDRQGPRQYGRRDGNWNSQDVDGLIMPESGDSEQVVRFADDRNEVEDQPEHATAENEEGVVVGTETPVEEEPKSYTLEEYKAMRQSSKPAVLLNNKGLRKANDGKDVFANMVAHRKIQEVSEDVYEVEEKENEPEEHQSIDIDFSFADDFGNRRRGGRGFESRGFDRGRDVARGAGPRSERGGRGRGQIRSDGRGRGFGRVLPINDHIPPPAINNDQEFPSLK
- a CDS encoding putative plasminogen activator inhibitor 1 RNA-binding protein (PAI1 RNA-binding protein 1) (PAI-RBP1) (SERPINE1 mRNA-binding protein 1), which codes for MAGVDHAYQYSVEVKSRFSLFLDDTLNSEDPDILLSKLQSKRGEKTKKDKPHLQQQHVAPTKADTITKSEVKLDTATPKAGSRVSKTPNSTEPPPVPPEDVQITSAKGTDEPISTFVRGRGSGRGTPRGMRVGRGQGPRIAPTEAPQDSVSDLNAPRGSSFEPRGRGRGRGRGMFGRGRGMPFNSNRDFENQDGPDRHLLFCRGPRQYGRRDGNWNSQDVDGLIMPESGDSEQVVRFADDRNEVEDQPEHATAENEEGVVVGTETPVEEEPKSYTLEEYKAMRQSSKPAVLLNNKGLRKANDGKDVFANMVAHRKIQEVSEDVYEVEEKENEPEEHQSIDIDFSFADDFGNRRRGGRGFESRGFDRGRDVARGAGPRSERGGRGRGQIRSDGRGRGFGRVLPINDHIPPPAINNDQEFPSLK